From the Magnetospirillum sp. 15-1 genome, one window contains:
- the ubiG gene encoding bifunctional 2-polyprenyl-6-hydroxyphenol methylase/3-demethylubiquinol 3-O-methyltransferase UbiG codes for MDQLGTASPDEIARFTAMAEAWWDPTGKFKPLHRFNPVRLAFMRRHFAAHFGRDESLMRPFEGLSLLDVGCGGGLLSEPLARMGFAVTGIDAGDKNVAVARLHAEQSGVPVDYRMSTPEQLDPAQSFDVVLSMEVVEHVPDVAAFLGHATARLKPGGVFMGATLNRTAKAWALAVVGAEYVLGWLPKGTHDWQKFVRPSEFAAMLRDRGVTVRQMAGMAYNPLSDSWRETDNLDINYMLFGVKG; via the coding sequence ATGGATCAACTGGGCACGGCATCGCCCGACGAAATCGCCCGGTTCACCGCCATGGCCGAGGCCTGGTGGGACCCGACCGGCAAGTTCAAGCCGCTGCACCGCTTCAATCCCGTACGTCTGGCCTTCATGCGTCGCCATTTCGCCGCTCATTTCGGCCGTGACGAAAGCCTGATGCGCCCGTTCGAGGGCCTTTCCCTGCTGGATGTCGGCTGCGGCGGCGGCCTGTTGTCCGAGCCCCTGGCCCGCATGGGCTTCGCCGTCACCGGAATCGACGCGGGCGATAAGAACGTGGCCGTCGCCCGCCTGCACGCCGAACAATCGGGCGTGCCGGTGGACTACCGGATGTCGACCCCCGAGCAACTGGACCCCGCCCAAAGTTTCGACGTGGTGCTGTCCATGGAGGTGGTCGAGCACGTCCCCGACGTCGCCGCCTTCCTCGGCCACGCCACCGCCCGCCTGAAGCCCGGCGGCGTATTCATGGGCGCCACCCTGAACCGTACCGCCAAGGCCTGGGCCCTGGCGGTGGTCGGCGCCGAATACGTGCTGGGCTGGCTGCCCAAGGGCACCCACGACTGGCAGAAATTCGTCCGCCCCTCGGAATTCGCCGCCATGCTGCGCGACCGGGGCGTCACCGTGCGCCAGATGGCCGGCATGGCCTACAACCCCCTGTCGGATTCCTGGCGCGAAACCGACAATCTCGACATCAACTACATGCTGTTCGGGGTAAAGGGGTAG
- a CDS encoding aspartate kinase, which yields MARIVMKFGGTSVADIERIKNVANRVKREFDAGNEVAVVVSAMSGATNQLVAWCNQIAPLHDAREYDAVVATGEQVTIGLLAIALQELGVEARSWCGWQLPIHTDGVHGKARIMSIETDEMIARMGKGEVAVVAGFQGLGPDKRISTLGRGGSDTSAVALAAALHADRCDIYTDVDGVYTTDPRIVSVARKLDKITYEEMLELASVGAKVLQTRSVEMAMKHRVRVQVLSSFEDKPGTLVCDEDEIVEKELVSGIAYSRDEAKITLVRVADRPGVAASIFGPLADAAVNVDMIVQNVSEDGKSTDLTFTVGNADLERAKKVLEEAKASLGFEKLLADPNVVKVSVIGVGMRSHAGIAQKMFQTLASEGINIQVISTSEIKISVLIEEKYTELALRALHTAYGLDAA from the coding sequence ATGGCTCGCATCGTAATGAAATTCGGCGGCACCTCGGTCGCCGACATCGAGCGCATCAAGAATGTCGCCAACCGCGTCAAGCGGGAATTCGACGCCGGCAACGAGGTTGCGGTGGTGGTCTCGGCCATGTCGGGCGCCACCAACCAGCTGGTCGCCTGGTGCAACCAGATCGCGCCGCTGCACGACGCCCGCGAATACGACGCGGTGGTCGCCACCGGCGAGCAGGTGACCATCGGCCTGCTGGCCATCGCGCTGCAGGAACTGGGTGTCGAGGCCCGTTCGTGGTGCGGCTGGCAACTGCCGATTCACACCGACGGCGTGCACGGCAAGGCGCGTATCATGTCCATCGAGACGGACGAGATGATCGCCCGCATGGGCAAGGGCGAGGTGGCGGTGGTCGCCGGCTTCCAGGGCCTGGGTCCGGACAAGCGGATTTCGACGCTCGGCCGCGGCGGCTCGGACACCTCGGCGGTGGCGCTGGCGGCGGCCTTGCATGCCGATCGCTGCGACATCTACACCGACGTGGACGGCGTCTACACCACCGACCCGCGCATCGTCTCCGTGGCCAGGAAGCTCGACAAGATCACCTATGAGGAGATGCTCGAGCTGGCCTCTGTCGGCGCCAAGGTGCTGCAGACCCGCTCGGTCGAAATGGCCATGAAGCACCGCGTGCGCGTTCAGGTGCTTTCCAGCTTCGAAGACAAGCCCGGTACTCTCGTTTGCGATGAGGATGAGATCGTGGAAAAGGAATTGGTGAGCGGCATCGCCTACAGCCGCGACGAGGCGAAGATCACCCTGGTGCGCGTGGCCGACCGGCCGGGCGTTGCGGCCTCCATCTTCGGCCCGCTGGCCGATGCGGCGGTCAACGTGGACATGATCGTGCAGAACGTGTCCGAGGACGGCAAGTCCACCGACCTGACCTTCACCGTCGGCAACGCCGATCTGGAGCGGGCCAAGAAGGTGCTGGAGGAGGCCAAGGCCTCCCTGGGCTTCGAGAAGCTGCTGGCCGACCCCAACGTGGTCAAGGTCTCGGTGATCGGCGTCGGCATGCGCTCGCACGCCGGCATCGCCCAGAAGATGTTCCAGACCCTGGCGTCCGAGGGTATCAATATTCAGGTGATCTCCACCTCGGAGATCAAGATCAGCGTGCTGATCGAGGAAAAGTACACCGAACTGGCCCTGCGCGCGCTTCATACCGCCTACGGTCTGGACGCCGCGTAA
- a CDS encoding nitronate monooxygenase: MDKARQRLEHLWRRGREFLGTEYAIMGGAMSWISERRLVAAISNGGGFGVLACGSMPPGLLREEIRATQELTVKPFGVNLITLHPDLDALIDVCGEMQVGHIVLAGGLPSAAAIKRAKDTGARVICFAPAVVLAKKLLRAGVDALVIEGAEAGGHVGPVATSVLAQEILPVVEQVPVFVAGGIGRGEAIVSYLEMGASGCQLGTRFVCADECIAHPNFKKAFIRAAARDALPSVQVDPQFPVIPVRALGNNATRRFILFQMEVISRFKSGEIEQKDAQLEIEHFWAGALKRAVIDGDVENGSLMAGQSVGMVTREQPTADILRELLDQALAALADRHGPIPVQV; this comes from the coding sequence ATGGATAAGGCGAGGCAGCGGCTCGAACACCTGTGGCGGCGCGGACGGGAATTTCTCGGCACCGAATACGCCATCATGGGTGGGGCGATGTCGTGGATTTCCGAACGCCGGCTGGTCGCCGCCATCTCCAATGGCGGCGGTTTCGGCGTGCTCGCCTGCGGCTCCATGCCGCCCGGCCTGCTGCGCGAGGAAATCCGCGCCACCCAGGAACTGACCGTCAAGCCGTTCGGCGTCAACCTGATCACGCTGCATCCCGATCTGGACGCCCTGATCGACGTCTGCGGCGAGATGCAGGTGGGCCATATCGTGCTGGCCGGTGGCCTGCCGTCCGCCGCCGCCATCAAGCGGGCCAAGGATACCGGCGCCAGGGTGATCTGCTTCGCCCCCGCCGTGGTGCTGGCCAAGAAGCTGCTGCGGGCCGGCGTTGACGCCTTGGTGATCGAAGGCGCCGAGGCCGGCGGCCATGTGGGGCCCGTCGCCACCAGCGTGCTGGCCCAGGAAATCCTCCCGGTGGTCGAGCAGGTGCCGGTCTTCGTGGCCGGCGGCATCGGTCGCGGCGAGGCCATCGTCTCCTACCTGGAGATGGGGGCGTCGGGCTGCCAGCTGGGCACCCGCTTCGTCTGCGCCGACGAATGCATCGCGCATCCCAATTTCAAGAAGGCCTTCATCCGCGCCGCCGCCCGCGACGCCCTTCCCTCGGTGCAGGTCGATCCCCAATTCCCGGTGATCCCGGTGCGCGCGCTCGGCAACAACGCCACGCGGCGCTTCATTCTGTTCCAGATGGAGGTGATCTCCCGCTTCAAGTCCGGTGAGATCGAGCAGAAGGATGCCCAACTCGAGATCGAGCATTTCTGGGCAGGCGCCCTGAAGCGCGCCGTCATTGACGGCGATGTGGAGAACGGCTCGCTGATGGCCGGCCAGAGCGTCGGCATGGTGACACGCGAGCAGCCCACCGCCGACATCCTGCGGGAGTTGCTCGATCAGGCCCTGGCCGCCTTGGCCGACCGCCACGGCCCCATTCCGGTGCAGGTTTAA